One part of the Sphingopyxis sp. PAMC25046 genome encodes these proteins:
- a CDS encoding tetratricopeptide repeat protein has protein sequence MRYRSSLATLAACAAFAASIAFAAGSGGSGSSAPPSQSAYDPTVDYQKGADAFASGKYDEAAKAFKKVVSAVPKNPQANYLLGASYMAQGEFSRAVKPLEAAVRYDEKMVDARRDLGIVHAKLGKADKADEQLGALKAMQEGCAGTCADSAKLADAVAKLEAAVAAGPQAQSAVEPEVRLASAATLDATYVAAVGLINEHRYEAAIAKLDAALWAAGPHPDVLTYLGFANRKLKNYDAAETYYREALAIAPAHRGALEYYGELKLERGDVAGARAHLAKLEAICGFGCHEVDELRRWIVAGRASAS, from the coding sequence ATGCGGTACCGGTCTTCACTAGCCACGCTTGCCGCCTGTGCGGCTTTCGCCGCGTCGATTGCGTTCGCGGCAGGCAGCGGCGGGAGCGGCAGCAGCGCCCCGCCTAGCCAGAGCGCCTACGACCCGACGGTCGATTATCAGAAGGGCGCCGACGCCTTCGCCTCCGGCAAATATGACGAGGCGGCAAAAGCGTTCAAAAAGGTCGTTTCGGCGGTGCCGAAAAATCCGCAGGCCAATTACCTGCTCGGCGCGAGCTATATGGCGCAGGGCGAGTTTTCGCGCGCGGTGAAGCCGCTCGAGGCCGCGGTGCGCTATGACGAGAAGATGGTCGATGCGCGCCGTGACCTTGGCATTGTGCACGCGAAGCTCGGCAAGGCGGACAAGGCGGACGAACAGCTCGGTGCGCTGAAGGCGATGCAGGAGGGATGCGCCGGGACTTGCGCCGATTCGGCAAAGCTCGCCGACGCGGTCGCCAAGCTGGAGGCGGCGGTTGCCGCCGGTCCGCAGGCCCAAAGTGCGGTCGAGCCCGAGGTACGGCTGGCCTCGGCCGCGACGCTTGATGCGACCTATGTCGCCGCGGTGGGCCTGATCAACGAGCATCGCTACGAAGCCGCGATCGCGAAGCTCGACGCGGCCTTGTGGGCGGCGGGGCCGCATCCCGACGTGCTCACCTATCTCGGCTTCGCGAACCGCAAGCTCAAAAATTATGACGCTGCAGAGACTTATTACCGCGAGGCGCTCGCCATTGCGCCGGCGCATCGCGGCGCGCTCGAATATTATGGCGAGCTGAAACTCGAACGCGGCGACGTCGCAGGCGCAAGGGCGCATCTGGCGAAGCTCGAGGCGATCTGCGGCTTCGGCTGCCATGAGGTTGACGAGCTTCGGCGCTGGATCGTCGCGGGGCGCGCATCCGCAAGCTGA
- a CDS encoding purine phosphorylase gives MAHILIFAALPEEADALFPGTGEQVGGLFAGRRLVVGNHSLSIVTTGLGKVNAALCAGALAGDADILLMAGTCGSLGAAPGAYWIAEALQHDYGANQPGHFRRYRAGEWPIGEAGDAHFSAMADPGLGLPHARIASGDSFVACPEAAADLAALGATLVDMEVGAVAQAAARFVLPWAAIKAVTDEANDDSAGDFHANLVRAARAAAHEVERLITMI, from the coding sequence ATGGCCCATATCCTGATCTTTGCCGCTTTGCCCGAAGAAGCCGACGCGCTGTTTCCCGGCACCGGCGAACAGGTCGGTGGGCTGTTTGCCGGGCGGCGGCTGGTCGTCGGCAACCATAGCCTCTCCATCGTCACCACCGGGCTCGGCAAGGTCAACGCCGCGCTATGCGCCGGCGCGCTCGCCGGCGATGCCGACATACTGCTGATGGCCGGCACCTGCGGTTCGCTCGGCGCGGCGCCGGGTGCCTATTGGATCGCCGAGGCGCTGCAGCACGATTATGGCGCCAATCAGCCGGGTCACTTTCGTCGTTACCGCGCCGGCGAATGGCCGATCGGCGAGGCGGGTGACGCGCATTTTTCGGCGATGGCCGATCCGGGGCTTGGGCTGCCGCACGCGCGGATCGCGAGCGGCGACAGCTTCGTCGCCTGCCCCGAAGCCGCCGCCGATCTGGCGGCGCTCGGCGCGACGCTCGTCGACATGGAGGTCGGCGCAGTCGCGCAGGCCGCGGCGCGGTTTGTGCTGCCGTGGGCCGCGATCAAGGCGGTCACCGACGAAGCGAACGACGACAGCGCCGGGGATTTCCATGCCAATCTCGTTCGCGCCGCGCGCGCTGCGGCGCACGAGGTCGAGCGGCTGATTACGATGATCTGA
- a CDS encoding pseudouridine synthase: MPRLILFNKPWGVLSQFTDKGMTASPDGPRATLSDYIDVPGVYPAGRLDRDSEGLLILTDDGALQARISSPKHKMPKTYLAQVEGEPDEAALEALRRGVTLNDGPTRPATVCLIDPPKLWDRDPPVRYRKSVPDAWIELTITEGRNRQVRRMTAAVGYPTLRLVRWRIGGWEIGDLGLGEWRAV; the protein is encoded by the coding sequence GTGCCCCGCCTGATCCTGTTCAACAAGCCGTGGGGCGTGCTGTCGCAGTTCACCGACAAGGGCATGACCGCGAGCCCCGACGGCCCGCGCGCGACGCTGTCCGACTATATCGACGTGCCCGGCGTCTATCCGGCGGGGCGGCTGGACAGGGATAGTGAAGGCCTGCTGATCCTGACCGACGACGGCGCGCTGCAGGCGCGGATTTCGTCGCCGAAGCACAAGATGCCCAAAACCTATCTCGCGCAGGTCGAGGGCGAGCCCGATGAAGCCGCGCTCGAAGCGCTCCGCCGCGGCGTCACGCTGAACGACGGTCCGACGCGCCCCGCGACCGTGTGCCTAATCGACCCGCCGAAGCTCTGGGACCGCGACCCGCCGGTGCGATACCGCAAGAGCGTGCCCGACGCATGGATCGAACTGACGATCACCGAAGGCCGCAACCGCCAGGTGCGGCGGATGACGGCGGCGGTCGGCTATCCCACGCTGCGGCTGGTGCGGTGGCGGATCGGGGGGTGGGAGATTGGGGATTTGGGATTGGGGGAGTGGCGGGCAGTTTGA
- the typA gene encoding translational GTPase TypA — protein MSLRNIAIIAHVDHGKTTLVDQLFRQSGTFRDNQRVEERAMDSNDLEKERGITILAKCTSVEWGEGADATRINIVDTPGHADFGGEVERILSMVDGVILLVDAAEGPMPQTKFVTGKALALGLKPIVVVNKIDRSDARAAEVLDEVFELFLTLEANDEQLDFPILYASGRGGFASDSPDAREGTLEPLFKTIVGHVPEPGLPVDAPFTFLATLLDRDNFIGRILTGRVQSGTVKVNQPIHALDADGKVIEAGRASKLLAFRGLDRVPVDEAKAGDIVAIAGLTNATVANTIADTSVSEPIAAQPIDPPTLSMRFAVNDSPMAGREGSKVTSRMIRDRLLREAETNVAIRITESADKDSFDVAGRGELQLGVLIETMRREGFELGISRPKVLYGEDEAGKRTEPYETVVIDVDDEHSGTVVEKMQIRKADLTDMRPSGGGKTRITFSGPSRGLIGYHGEFLSDTRGTGIMNRLFEKYGPYKGVIEGRKNGVLISNGNGEAVAYALGPLEERGILFVSPGEALYEGMIIGENAKPDDLEVNPMKSKQLTNFRSTGKDDAIRLTPPKRMTLEQAIAYIDDDEMVEVTPKNIRIRKAILDPHERKKASRKKEAA, from the coding sequence ATGTCTCTGCGCAATATCGCCATTATTGCCCACGTCGATCATGGCAAGACCACGCTCGTGGACCAGCTTTTCCGCCAGTCGGGTACCTTCCGCGATAACCAGCGCGTCGAGGAAAGGGCCATGGATTCCAACGACTTGGAAAAGGAGCGTGGAATCACGATCCTCGCCAAATGCACCTCGGTCGAGTGGGGCGAGGGCGCCGACGCGACGCGCATCAACATCGTCGACACGCCGGGCCACGCCGACTTCGGCGGCGAGGTCGAGCGCATCCTGTCGATGGTCGACGGCGTCATCCTGCTCGTCGACGCGGCCGAGGGCCCGATGCCGCAGACCAAGTTCGTGACCGGCAAGGCGCTCGCGCTGGGCCTGAAACCGATCGTCGTCGTCAACAAGATCGACCGCAGCGACGCGCGCGCCGCCGAAGTGCTCGACGAGGTGTTCGAACTGTTTCTGACCTTGGAAGCCAATGACGAGCAGCTCGACTTCCCGATCCTCTACGCCTCGGGCCGCGGCGGCTTCGCCTCGGACAGCCCCGACGCGCGCGAGGGCACGCTCGAGCCGCTGTTCAAGACGATCGTCGGCCATGTGCCCGAGCCGGGCCTGCCCGTCGACGCGCCCTTCACCTTCCTCGCGACCTTGCTCGACCGCGACAATTTCATCGGCCGCATCCTGACCGGCCGCGTCCAGTCGGGCACGGTCAAGGTCAACCAGCCGATCCACGCGCTCGACGCCGACGGCAAGGTGATCGAGGCCGGCCGCGCGTCGAAGCTGCTCGCCTTCCGCGGGCTCGACCGCGTTCCGGTCGACGAAGCCAAGGCGGGCGACATCGTCGCGATCGCGGGGCTGACCAATGCGACCGTCGCGAACACGATCGCCGACACCAGCGTCAGCGAACCGATCGCCGCGCAGCCGATCGACCCGCCGACGCTGTCGATGCGCTTTGCGGTCAACGACTCGCCCATGGCGGGCCGCGAGGGCAGCAAGGTCACGAGCCGCATGATCCGCGATCGCTTGCTTCGCGAAGCCGAAACCAATGTCGCGATCCGCATCACCGAAAGCGCCGACAAGGACAGCTTCGACGTCGCGGGCCGCGGCGAGCTCCAGCTCGGCGTGCTCATCGAAACGATGCGCCGCGAAGGCTTCGAACTCGGCATCAGCCGCCCGAAGGTGCTGTACGGCGAGGACGAGGCCGGCAAGCGTACCGAGCCCTACGAGACCGTCGTCATCGACGTCGACGACGAACATTCGGGCACGGTCGTCGAGAAGATGCAGATCCGCAAGGCCGACCTCACCGACATGCGCCCGTCGGGCGGCGGCAAGACGCGCATCACCTTCAGCGGCCCGTCGCGCGGCCTGATCGGCTATCACGGCGAATTCCTGTCGGACACGCGCGGCACCGGCATCATGAACCGCCTGTTCGAGAAATATGGCCCGTACAAGGGCGTGATCGAGGGCCGCAAGAACGGCGTCCTGATCTCGAACGGCAATGGCGAAGCCGTCGCCTATGCGCTCGGCCCCCTGGAAGAACGCGGCATCCTCTTCGTCTCGCCCGGCGAGGCGCTCTATGAGGGCATGATCATCGGCGAGAATGCCAAGCCCGACGACCTCGAGGTCAACCCGATGAAGTCGAAGCAGCTCACCAACTTCCGTTCGACGGGCAAGGACGACGCGATCCGCCTCACGCCGCCGAAGCGCATGACGCTCGAACAGGCGATCGCCTATATCGACGACGACGAGATGGTCGAGGTGACCCCGAAGAACATCCGCATCCGCAAGGCGATCCTCGACCCGCACGAGCGCAAGAAGGCCAGCCGCAAGAAGGAAGCGGCGTAA